TGCAAAATATCATTGCAAGGATTATCACAGGGGACATATTTGAAGGCACTTTCCTGGTTACTATGAAAATGTGGACCACCTGTTCCTATATTGatatatatctttaatattgTGATACAAATACTCTAGGTAGCCAAAATCTGGTGGGTTAGTGTAGTCTGATATAGCTTTAACTTTATAGTTGATTTTCAAGCATTTGGTAGAGGTTGCAAAGCTAAAGTACTGTGGAGATATGTAGTATTGGCTATTCTTTGGACAATTTAGCAAGAAAGAGACAGAAGCATCTTTGAAGAATTTGTGAGGATTACACCAATCTTTTATGGAACAAATCTTGAATGATGGCTTCCCGTTGGACCCTTATTTCAGATGAATTCAAGGACATTTCATTCTTCTTCATCCATTGGATTGGGAGGGGTTCTCAGGTTAGTTTTGTGTTTTGGGTGGTTATTATAGTTTTGACTCAATATTGATTATGTAGATGCCTTTTTTGGTAGCtaattagtataaaatttatagatgaCTTTTCTTAGCCATTTGGGTTTTGAGTTTTGTGTACAAGTTGTTTTCTTCTTgcaaattattttcttattaatacaagttttctttgtttcttgtgaaaagaaaaaactgtATCTGGTCTTGTATTAAGACTTTTGCCCACAATAAAATTTCATGTAATTGCTtagtttattataattcattttATCACATTTAATTGCCCCATGTcacaatttgataatatttcagTTGAATGATTCCTGGTTAGTAGATATGAGAAAATGACATATGGTCTTGTGTTTTTAATTGTATTCATAGTTTTATTTGTGGTTAATGATTATCTGTGGTAATTGTAGGGGTTGAGATTTTACtcaagtttttttctttgttttcctcTTTGTTGGTTGATTGAAGATGATATCACCCAGGCTGTTCATGACAAGGGGGGGAATTTCTCAGCTGAAGGTACAAACAACGAGTTTGAAATGGTTCAATGTGAGCTTGATGCTAAAAAGCAGTTACATGTACAGCAGATGTCAACATCTGGAGAAGTCTCATTCTCTAGCTCCGCCGGTCAGTTATTACTGTTATATTGATTCCTGTTTTCCATTATAATCAACTTGAACATCTGTAGAAGTCTCATTCTCTAGCTCTGCTGGTCAGTTATTACTGTTATATTGATTCCTGTTTTCCATGATAATCAACTTGAACATCTGTAGAAGTCTCATTCTCTAGCTCTGCTGGTCAGTTATTACTGTTATATTGATTCCTGTTTTCCATTATGATCAACTTGAGCATCTCCTTTTCCTTGTTCACTTACCCTCtagttttgatttgaataatatctCTTCGATAATAGTAATCCTTGtgtatttaatatatcattGCTAACCATTGCTGCAGAATGTTGATTGTTTTCCCTACCCATATTTTGTATTATTCCAGAAGGTTCCTatgatgtttatattatatttcttacTTTGCTATGTTAGTCACATAAGAATGACCTTTAAGTCTGTCACATGTTTGAAAAGTTTACTTTGTGTCAAAATACAGGGGAAAAGGTTGTTTCTAGTAATGACCAATTAGTGTTTGAGAGGCCACTTTCAAAAGTTTGTAGACCAGCAATTAATTCTGTTGATTTTGGGCTCTCTGCTAGCAATTTGAAGAAATCTGCCACACTATTAGCTCATGACAAAATTTCACCTGGGGTTGTAGCTGCTGAAGAGTTTAATCCGGATAAGAATTCTTCTCAGCTTATAAAAGGTGGTAGCCCTTTTAGACTTTCAAAAAGTCATGCTTCTGATGATGAATGTTTTGCTTCTATCAAGGATTCATCATCCCTTACGGTTGGAGCTACAAGTCTTCTTGGAAATTCTGGGtgcaatttgaatttagatagAGGTACCAAGAGTCATTGTGAAACTGAAAATGTGATTGGGCTGTGCGCCCGATTGAATGTGTCAAATAAATCTGCAAATTTTCCTGAAGTTTCAGGAAGAGAGTTTAAGGAGAGTGCCACAACATCGATTGCCGGCAAGACAACTGGTGAACATGTTGATAAGCATGAAAATCAAGCACCTATTAGCCAAGTTGAATCTCCTCGAGCTTTGCAGGAAAAAGATGGCTCAGTAGGGGCTTGTGTTGAAGCTTCTTTGAATAGTAAGTTCCAAAAGGAATATGAGGAACAAGGTGCAAAGTCTGCTTCCAATTTGCATAAAGTGGACAAATTTGGGAGATTGGTCAGGGAGGGTGCTAGTGACAGTGACTCTGAAGATCTACATTATAATGAGAGACAAAAGAAGCGAGGTAGAAGTCGAAGCCGGTCACCTCTTGATCAACGGAGGAGGAGGAGTCGACGGAGGAGAAGGGAGAAACGAAGCCGATCTCGGAGGTATTGACTTTATGACACTAATTTATTGGTTCATATTTAGCAGTTTTTCTATCATTGGGAATAATAATTCTTAGGTCTTTGTTGATGCTAGGGAGCTTTAGTTTGTCTCAAATTATAACCCGAGTTCATGATTCaatgttaaatttcttgttcTGTTTAGCTGGTCTCCCAGAAATCAAAGAAGCAGGAGCAGGTCTCCCAGAAAACGAAGAAGCAGGAGTAGGTCTCCCAGATATCGAAGAAGCAGGAGTAGGTCTCCCAGATATCGAAGAAGCAGGAGCAGGTCTCCTGTTTCTAGGCACATTGGAGACTTCTGTGGTGACAGCATGAGACGGGAAAGGGGCCAGATTCCAGAGTGTTTTGACTTCCGTCGAGGCAGGTGCTATCGTGGTGCATCTTGTCGGTATTTGCACCATGATTCTGACAAGGGTGCAGGGTCAAAGCACCACAAGAGCAAACAACAGTGCTTGGAAGTTCCACCCATTCTGGAGAACTCTAATATTTATGAAGACAAGAAGTCAAACTTGTCAAAAGCATCAGATATAGAGTATGATCAAGTCAAGATTACAGAAATGCAACACTGTCAAGATGTGCCTGGTAGCATTTCTGGTCAGTTAATTGAGTCTCACACAATTAAATCTGGAATTTCTAGAGAGGCAGCTGCCAAAGTGTTGGAAAAACAGTTTCTCAAAGAGCAGACAGAAGTGCCTATCACTCTCACTAATAAGATATGGCAGGAATCAATTGAGTCTCAACACCCAAAGTTGGTGGTTGGTTTTCCTCCATATGCTTCTCAGAAAGAGCCTTTTCTGGAGAAATCTATGGTTAAGCAATCTCAACCTAATCTATCAGATCCAGTGCCTCAAAATCCTAGCTGCCCACCTCATCTGACAGATAACTCTTCTGTTTCAGATTATGCTCCAGAGCAAACATCCACAACTTCAGTAAATAAATTTCCTGTTAGTGAAGCATTACAAAATACTTCAAACTTTAGACAGCATTCTCCTCAGCTGCCCCCTTCCCCACTTTCACAGGGTGTAACTACTCAACATATGACCCAGCCTTATGTGTTGCCCAACCAACAATCTCATTTCTCTGTATCATCAATTGCCTCTTGGACATCattgccaccaccaccaccaccaccaccgctGGGAGTGTTGTCACATTTCCATCAGAGTCACTTGGCTTCTGGGGATGGTGCTCAAATTATTCCAAGACCGTACGCAGCTGAATTTCTTACTCATTCTCAGGTTGGTGATTTTCAGCAGCGGGTATACCCTTCAATGCAGGAGATGCATCAATCTCTCTCACACGCAGAAGATTATAGGTTAAAGCCTCTGCCCCCATACAACTTGACACAACTTCCGACAATGGGTACAAATGTTTCTTCCATGGCTCAGGGTGAAAATCAGCCTCAAGCTTCACCCTTTTCACTGGAATTACCTGCAAACAGAATGCAAACTTTTCCTGGTGACAAATTGCTTCCAGGTGAACATTTAAAGTCAGCTTCTCAGATTCATCCTTACCTGCAGCAACAACAGCCACCCTATGGTGTGCACCACCTGGCATCTGCCAATTCTTCTTCCGTATATCCTCCAGATCTTCAGGAAACAAATCAAACATCTCACCTGCCTGATTTGAGAGGATCAAGAAATTCCACTCACTATGGCCCTTATGCATCTACCTTGGTGCAGCCACTGAACTCCAAATTCAGTTCTGATGTTTCAAGGCGAGAGCAAGACACAAGCCACTTTAGTAAGCATGTTGCTCCTTTCGGTTTGAGTAATGCTCAGGTTGATGGGCAAAATATTGGCAGTGCTGGATCAAGACAAGCAACTACCTCACCAAATTCTGCGAAGGATGTTGGACAGAATTTTCCTAGGTCTGGTGGTGATCAGTACGATCCTCTTCTTGATAGCATTGATCCATCTTCAAACTTCTCCAAATCCAAGGAACATAATTATGCTCAAAAGTTAGAAGCCAGCAGTGACTCTGACATCATGTTGAGGCACAGTGGCTCAAACAGACCATTTGATGtgaaagaaaacaagaagaagaaagaggttGCCACTGCTGTGGCGGATGAGGAGTATGGTGAGACTGCTGATGCTGAAGTGGGGGCTGTTGAGAATGATAGCCCTAGCAATCCTACTCATGCAGCCAGCATTCCTGCAGGTGAGATTGAGATCGACCAGATGAAGTCCCCAGGGAAGAGCAGGAGGAATAAAGAGTCCCATTCAATGAAGCTTTTCAAGGCTGCCCTTGCAGATTTTGTAAAGGAGGTTTTGAAACCATCTTGGCGGCAGGGTAACATGAGTAAGGAAGCATTCAAGACCATCGTCAAGAAGACTGTTGATAAAGTCTCAGGAGCCATGAAGAGTCATCAGATACCAAAGTCTCGTGCAAAGATAGATCAATACATTGACTCATCACAGCGGAAACTCACAAAACTTGTCACGGTATTTCTTTAGTTTAGTCTGTTTTGTTGCTGCATGGGTATCATGTGATGTGGTTGACAGATAGGAAGTCACACCTACATGCATAGACAgcttttggtttaaaatttttcaccaTCTTTTATTGTGGTAGAGGAAAAAGAAGTGATATTCGGAGTTTCATCTAGATGCATTGGCTTTTTGACATTAAAACTCTCACATAGGACTTTTTCTGTACTGAAGGTCCCATTGCCTTAGGTTCTTCATTCATGAGAATGTCAACTTGTTTCTGAGAGGTCTGATTCTGATTTCTGATTGTCCAAACTGAATGTTCATTTAGTAGTATACCCGGAGTACTGTTTCATATGTCTTTAGTTGTGTCATTTTCTCCcaccaaaaggaaaaaagataaaagaaacaCATAGATGGACAAAATGTAAGTGAATGCAAATATGGCCAGCCATATTTGTAGGTAACCTGCGTTTGTTATGTATAGAACGATTGCCTATTATTCATATCATGTAAGGTCTGATGAGAGAGTTTGGTTTAATTCAAAAATCAGTTTAAAATTCTTAATGGCTTCTACATGGTAAAGAACTTCGACTAGATACTGATGTATGTGATGCTTTGATCTTGTCTTGTAGGGCTATGTCGACAAGTATGTCAAAATGTGAGCATTGGTAGGTGTTATCCCAGCCGACAACAACTCTAGATAATTTGCGAATGTTTTGGCAGTGAATGCGGTGGTGTGAcaatggataaaattttttcagCTCATTGATAGAATATGGTTTCTCTGTTGTAAAGTTTGTACTCAATACATTCAGGTCAAAGTTCTTGATGCTTATATCGAAACTTGGCCGAGTTCTGAGCATGTTCCAAATCATGTACTTAATGTTCCAAAAGTATTGGTTAATTAGTAACAGCAAAGTTGAAAGaaagtaaattaaatttctGGGCAgtttttattgttcaatttttttttattttgcagtGACACAATGCAGCTGGATTGAAATATTGACTTTTAAATTGCTGTGTATTATTttaggggaaattaattaacttaactAGTCTTCATCATCTCACTTCCAACTGTTTTAATCAGATTCTCACAAAAAATCGacaaaatcaaataagaaaCTTGACCGAATTTAAGAATGAAGATGCATGTCagtctaatatatatttaatcacTCTCTAGCAAAGACAATATCCGGAGAAGGAGTAGGGAGAGACACttgttagagagagagagagagggttgGAAAAACTTGCTGgaaaatgcaaaatttgaaagaaaaatattgtaactttttaaagtttaatttaaaaaatttattaattttataaaattcagaaaaaatttactaatattttattatttttaatatattattaattaaataataattttaattatttaggtTAATTTTAACTGTAGGAGTTTGGTCTTCAAATCTACTATCAAATTGTTTACGCAGAAGGAGATAATAAACCCTAATTTACGAACAACCCAACCCCAATGTGTTCGGCAACAGGGCTTACATTCACCCACGCTGGTTACGGTACCAAAATACTCTTATCCTAAATTTCCTAATTAAACCTATCTGTTGCCCAGCGACGCAACACAAAACAAACGCACCAACTTATAACTATATGTTAATGAGTTCTTCAATTTTTAATCGTCCTTCAGATGTCATTCTCTGCTCCTTCAGGTTTTACCTTTTCTCTGTTATCTTATTATGATTCTATGCTTGTTTCTGAGTCTTGTTTGcttttttgattgattgattgctTTTGTTTATTAAATGCAGCGGGAAATTAGCAAAATGAATTGGGAATTTAAAGTAAGTGTTGGGTTTCAGATTTTTCAAGATGATTTGTTTGCAGTTAAATTGAGTGGAGATGAAACTATGCTGTTGATTCTTATATTAATTAGTACTTTTTACTTAGTTAAGCTTGTGCTAATCGTGTTCTGTTATAGTTAAGATCTTCAGCTTGATTGGTGAATGGTCATTTTAAGTGGGTTCTGTTTTATGTGTGTTTTTGTGGTGTTCAGTGGTGTATTTAGTTAGCTTTGGCTTGATacttatgttgtttttgaaacttcaatGAAAAATGGCGTGTTGATATTTGGTCAAGAATAAAAAGATAAAGCGCGTAAAGTTGTTCTAAAAATATAGTGATATTAAAAAGGTTTATATAAAGTGTGGAAATTAGTGGAAAAGGGTGGCCTGAGAttaagtcttttttttaatctgaatGGACAGTGTGATGTTAATTGTAGTTTGGCATCGATTTAACAAATTAAGGGAATTTTACTGGTTTTTATCTTTGTGGATTGCTTATAACTTTGGGCAGTTGTGGAAACTGCTGCTTGATAAAAAAGATCCAAACAGAATAATGGTTTCAGTTGATTATTTTGCAGGTAATTCCTGAGCAAAGGTGGACAAGATTGCTAGGAAtatatagagaagaagaaacttCCGCATCCCTCTAAATAGTTTTTGAAGAGGTTGCAAAGGAGGCCTTGAATTATTTGGAGATGATTTTATTAGGAACCAAATAATGAGGGAATGTCCCTAAATGGGTATGCTGAAATGTCTGGGAGATTCTAAATTTATTCAGTGGGGACTGTGTATTgttcaagaaaaataaaatatatggtCTGTGGTTAGTGTCACTGTGGTGATGGTTTTGAAGATGACATTATATAAAGGAGAATCAAGTTCATTTATGGCAGAGAGGAAAAGGGAAATGGGGAATGAGGTGCATAATGCTTTGCGTAATAATACTGATAGAAGTAACAATTGTCCGGTGGACACTTCTTTTGTGCATGAGTTTTCACTGGAAAGAGATTCACATGTAGAATCTGCAGTTAGTATTGGCTCAGAGTCTGGCTTGACAGAGGCTCTGTCTAATTCCAATTTGAATTGTttgaagaggaaaaataaaagaaggaagaagaagataaaaaatgcTCCTAAGATTGATAATATAGATGTTGATCTTCAGGGAGTTACTTCTGAAACAATGACTGCTCCCTTCAGAACTGAGGCTCCTGTTGATGTGAGCACAATGAAGATTTCTGAAACTTCTCCGTTTGAAATAGATGTTATCATTGATATGAGCACAAAGATGGATTTGGTTGCTACTCCTGCTAAAGGAGGGAGcttcttaaataattttaataatagtaataatgatGCAAGTCATGATTATCCTGAGGGAGCTTCTTTAATGCAGGATACTCTATTGAGTAGAGATTCATATGTAGAATCCATGGTCAAAACTGGTTCACAGTCTGGTTTGTTGGAGGCACAATCTAATTCCAATTTGGATTGTTTGCAtattgagaaaaagaaaaagaggccgaggaagaaaaagaagcttAATGCTCCAAAAACTGATGATATAGATGCTAGTCTTCAGGAAGTTACTTCTGAAACTATAACTGCTCCCTTATTGACAGAAGCATCTGTTGATGTGAGCATAAAGAAGATTCCTGAAACTGCTTCCAGTGAAGTGGAGGTTATGTGTGATGCAAGACCAGAGATGGATTTGGTGGATACTCCTGTTGAAGTAGGGAGCTTcttaaataataacaataatgatACAAGTCATGATTTCCCTAAGGGAGCTTCTTTAATGCAGGATATTCCACTGGGAAGAGATTCACATATAGAATCCATGGTTAAAATTGGTTCAGAGTCCGGTTTGATAGAGGAACAATCAAATTCCTATTTGGATTGTTTGcataataagaaaagaaaaaagaggccgaagaagaaaaagaggcTTAATGCTTCAGAAACTGATTATATGGATGTTAATCTTCAGGAATTTACCACTGAAACAATTACTGGTCCCTTAGGAACAGAAGCTTCTGTTGATGTGAGCAGAAAGAAGGTTCCTGAAACTTCTACCGGTAAAGGAGAGGGTATGTATGATTCAAGCACAAAGACAGAATTGGTGGCTACTTCTATTAAAGAAGGGaactttttaaataacaataataatacaagttatgATTCTCGGAAGGGAGCTTCCTTAATGCAGGATATTCCACTGGGTAGAGATTCATATGTAGGCTCCATTGTTAAAATTGGTTCAGAGTCTGGTTTGATAGAGGAACAATCTAATTCCAGTTTTGATTGTTTGCATAAtgagaagaggaaaaagaggccaaagaagagaaagaggcTTAATGCTCCAAAAACTGATTATATGGATGTTAATCTTCAGGAAGTTACTACTGAAACAAATACTGGTACCTTAGGAACAGAAGCTTCTGTCGATGTGAGCAGAAAGGTTCCTGAAACTGCTACTGGTGAAGTAGAGGGTATGTGTGATACAAGCACAAAGACAGAATTGGTGGGTACTCCTGTTAAAATAGGTCCGATGAATATGAGTCGTGGACAGAGAAAGAGGCtgagaaaaaagaaactaaagGAGAATCGTAATGATTCTGTGACAACGGATATGTTTGCAGAAAGGGACTCATCCTTACAGCTGCCAGTCAACATAGGCTCAAGCAATATCTCAATGGAGAAACAACCTAATGAGGATATTGGTTTGTTACTGGAAAAGAATGAGAGGAATAAGGAGGGTGATGGTCATAAGGACTCTGAAAATAATAGTCCAGCTACTCTACAAAGGACTAATGGTCAGCATTTTGGAAAAGAGGATGTGAAAATTTCTCCAAAAGGGTTGGATTTGGATTCAATGAAGGGAGATTTCCACCTCTCTAGAAATCACATTTGTTTTCAGAAGAGTACAAATCTGATGGAGAAACAATATCTTCCTTCTGAGAATTATGTTGATTCTCATGAAAAATGTGATGCTAAGAGCTCTCGtaggaagagaaagagaaagagaaaattctCTAAGTCTTCGGTTAATAGTTCAGACTGCATAATGAAGAATGTGTCTGTACTATTAGAAGGGTGTCTCGAAGATAAAAACATAGAGAAAGCAGGGGAGGTCAAGATTACAGTGCAGAAAGCATCTGGTAAGGACGGTGGTTCTGTTCAAAGTTCATCTGGTTCCAAAGAAAAAACTTCTGATAATATATCTGATCATCATACAGTCTGCAAGCATCTAAAGCAGAAAAATGTGAATTTAGAGATCAAGACCAAAGAAGTATCTCCTTCATCACATTTGGTTATAAAAGATGATTGTACTGTAAATGAAACTAATAAAGAAGGGAATCATCAACATTCATCCCACTCTGTTCCCATAAGAGCATGTATTGGCCATTCGAAAAAGAAGCTTCTTGTACTTGATGTGAATGGAATTCTCGTACATATTACTCAACAGCCTGTTCATAAGGGATGGAAGCCACACTTTGTAGCATCAAAAAAAGCaggttaaaattgaaatttagtaATTGTTTTTGGTTGAcatgtttaaatttaatctgTTTTAATATTATGTCATTCATTAACTCTAATGTGAATTTTTTGTATCTTTCCAGTATTTAAGAGGCCATATTGCTGTGACTTTCTGCAATTTTGCTTTGAGAGATTCAATGTGGGAATTTGGACCTCAAGAATCAAGTATTCTTTAATCTGTGACTGATTGTAGTTATTCCTCCATTTACTTTTTGTAGTTTTGGTCTTTCTTTCAAAAGTATTTCCTTATGCTTTTTCTACAGAAATCACACAATGATTAATAATCCATGGCATGCTTTTAATATGTTTCTC
Above is a genomic segment from Mangifera indica cultivar Alphonso chromosome 3, CATAS_Mindica_2.1, whole genome shotgun sequence containing:
- the LOC123211249 gene encoding uncharacterized protein LOC123211249: MYGQGSYNSQFGQGPNAPVPPPYQRQQMPGPPPLLPNFQQGNAAPPPSVIQPPAPPMYQHALPGPPAGVGQVPPISMPNTSQAFSTSHLGAPKMHHLPPSVLPHLPRPLPLPPPRPTIYSGPVHMQSQQPGGVQDLQRIPPPPPPAPTSSFFTSSSFGSFVQSTGGNYRPSIAPFPAPPPPSSPPPIQPSPPSSTSPLLSSMHHPVGSNLTNVHEASGTKFSTSSFVGRNLATNEGKHVGDVTTSEYIKQEGSLVGDSSSLGGHVILDLPPPPTVPREGKVVQKIEEVCKLIAKNGLRYEDMICQNESGNPEYQFLFAGDPGSEAAIAHEYYMWMKKKNNLVGKLNGEKMDSRLKPLVSFSSQADSLVVAPGSISPADSDMEMEDDITQAVHDKGGNFSAEGTNNEFEMVQCELDAKKQLHVQQMSTSGEVSFSSSAGEKVVSSNDQLVFERPLSKVCRPAINSVDFGLSASNLKKSATLLAHDKISPGVVAAEEFNPDKNSSQLIKGGSPFRLSKSHASDDECFASIKDSSSLTVGATSLLGNSGCNLNLDRGTKSHCETENVIGLCARLNVSNKSANFPEVSGREFKESATTSIAGKTTGEHVDKHENQAPISQVESPRALQEKDGSVGACVEASLNSKFQKEYEEQGAKSASNLHKVDKFGRLVREGASDSDSEDLHYNERQKKRGRSRSRSPLDQRRRRSRRRRREKRSRSRSWSPRNQRSRSRSPRKRRSRSRSPRYRRSRSRSPRYRRSRSRSPVSRHIGDFCGDSMRRERGQIPECFDFRRGRCYRGASCRYLHHDSDKGAGSKHHKSKQQCLEVPPILENSNIYEDKKSNLSKASDIEYDQVKITEMQHCQDVPGSISGQLIESHTIKSGISREAAAKVLEKQFLKEQTEVPITLTNKIWQESIESQHPKLVVGFPPYASQKEPFLEKSMVKQSQPNLSDPVPQNPSCPPHLTDNSSVSDYAPEQTSTTSVNKFPVSEALQNTSNFRQHSPQLPPSPLSQGVTTQHMTQPYVLPNQQSHFSVSSIASWTSLPPPPPPPPLGVLSHFHQSHLASGDGAQIIPRPYAAEFLTHSQVGDFQQRVYPSMQEMHQSLSHAEDYRLKPLPPYNLTQLPTMGTNVSSMAQGENQPQASPFSLELPANRMQTFPGDKLLPGEHLKSASQIHPYLQQQQPPYGVHHLASANSSSVYPPDLQETNQTSHLPDLRGSRNSTHYGPYASTLVQPLNSKFSSDVSRREQDTSHFSKHVAPFGLSNAQVDGQNIGSAGSRQATTSPNSAKDVGQNFPRSGGDQYDPLLDSIDPSSNFSKSKEHNYAQKLEASSDSDIMLRHSGSNRPFDVKENKKKKEVATAVADEEYGETADAEVGAVENDSPSNPTHAASIPAGEIEIDQMKSPGKSRRNKESHSMKLFKAALADFVKEVLKPSWRQGNMSKEAFKTIVKKTVDKVSGAMKSHQIPKSRAKIDQYIDSSQRKLTKLVTGYVDKYVKM
- the LOC123211670 gene encoding uncharacterized protein LOC123211670 isoform X1 is translated as MVLKMTLYKGESSSFMAERKREMGNEVHNALRNNTDRSNNCPVDTSFVHEFSLERDSHVESAVSIGSESGLTEALSNSNLNCLKRKNKRRKKKIKNAPKIDNIDVDLQGVTSETMTAPFRTEAPVDVSTMKISETSPFEIDVIIDMSTKMDLVATPAKGGSFLNNFNNSNNDASHDYPEGASLMQDTLLSRDSYVESMVKTGSQSGLLEAQSNSNLDCLHIEKKKKRPRKKKKLNAPKTDDIDASLQEVTSETITAPLLTEASVDVSIKKIPETASSEVEVMCDARPEMDLVDTPVEVGSFLNNNNNDTSHDFPKGASLMQDIPLGRDSHIESMVKIGSESGLIEEQSNSYLDCLHNKKRKKRPKKKKRLNASETDYMDVNLQEFTTETITGPLGTEASVDVSRKKVPETSTGKGEGMYDSSTKTELVATSIKEGNFLNNNNNTSYDSRKGASLMQDIPLGRDSYVGSIVKIGSESGLIEEQSNSSFDCLHNEKRKKRPKKRKRLNAPKTDYMDVNLQEVTTETNTGTLGTEASVDVSRKVPETATGEVEGMCDTSTKTELVGTPVKIGPMNMSRGQRKRLRKKKLKENRNDSVTTDMFAERDSSLQLPVNIGSSNISMEKQPNEDIGLLLEKNERNKEGDGHKDSENNSPATLQRTNGQHFGKEDVKISPKGLDLDSMKGDFHLSRNHICFQKSTNLMEKQYLPSENYVDSHEKCDAKSSRRKRKRKRKFSKSSVNSSDCIMKNVSVLLEGCLEDKNIEKAGEVKITVQKASGKDGGSVQSSSGSKEKTSDNISDHHTVCKHLKQKNVNLEIKTKEVSPSSHLVIKDDCTVNETNKEGNHQHSSHSVPIRACIGHSKKKLLVLDVNGILVHITQQPVHKGWKPHFVASKKAVFKRPYCCDFLQFCFERFNVGIWTSRIKKNVERVVQFLLGGFKHRLLFCWDASHCRKTGLFTIENKKKPLILKELKKLWVKAERDLPWRKGEYNETNTLLVDDSPYKALRNPAYTAIFPYSYQYWDTEDKSLGPGGDLREYLERLSHAENVQEFVRQNPFGQPPINESNPHWRYYSKVFRTRSNRTRYISNTSIVNTNEGQQIRQQTLLRIISDPQ
- the LOC123211670 gene encoding uncharacterized protein LOC123211670 isoform X2 codes for the protein MVLKMTLYKGESSSFMAERKREMGNEVHNALRNNTDRSNNCPVDTSFVHEFSLERDSHVESAVSIGSESGLTEALSNSNLNCLKRKNKRRKKKIKNAPKIDNIDVDLQGVTSETMTAPFRTEAPVDVSTMKISETSPFEIDVIIDMSTKMDLVATPAKGGSFLNNFNNSNNDASHDYPEGASLMQDTLLSRDSYVESMVKTGSQSGLLEAQSNSNLDCLHIEKKKKRPRKKKKLNAPKTDDIDASLQEVTSETITAPLLTEASVDVSIKKIPETASSEVEVMCDARPEMDLVDTPVEVGSFLNNNNNDTSHDFPKGASLMQDIPLGRDSHIESMVKIGSESGLIEEQSNSYLDCLHNKKRKKRPKKKKRLNASETDYMDVNLQEFTTETITGPLGTEASVDVSRKKVPETSTGKGEGMYDSSTKTELVATSIKEGNFLNNNNNTSYDSRKGASLMQDIPLGRDSYVGSIVKIGSESGLIEEQSNSSFDCLHNEKRKKRPKKRKRLNAPKTDYMDVNLQEVTTETNTGTLGTEASVDVSRKVPETATGEVEGMCDTSTKTELVGTPVKIGPMNMSRGQRKRLRKKKLKENRNDSVTTDMFAERDSSLQLPVNIGSSNISMEKQPNEDIGLLLEKNERNKEGDGHKDSENNSPATLQRTNGQHFGKEDVKISPKGLDLDSMKGDFHLSRNHICFQKSTNLMEKQYLPSENYVDSHEKCDAKSSRRKRKRKRKFSKSSVNSSDCIMKNVSVLLEGCLEDKNIEKAGEVKITVQKASGKDGGSVQSSSGSKEKTSDNISDHHTVCKHLKQKNVNLEIKTKEVSPSSHLVIKDDCTVNETNKEGNHQHSSHSVPIRACIGHSKKKLLVLDVNGILVHITQQPVHKGWKPHFVASKKAVFKRPYCCDFLQFCFERFNVGIWTSRIKMHPTAEKLGSSQLRIRRNPSF